A single genomic interval of Petroclostridium xylanilyticum harbors:
- the fliQ gene encoding flagellar biosynthesis protein FliQ yields the protein MDQGLVIDLAQNALFTVLLIAGPMLGLGLLVGLAVSIFQAVTQIQEQTLAFIPKIIVVLGCIIIFGPWMLSVAVEFTQNLFLNMNNYLK from the coding sequence ATGGATCAGGGCCTAGTCATTGATTTGGCACAAAATGCACTTTTTACAGTTTTGCTTATCGCCGGTCCCATGCTGGGATTGGGCTTGCTTGTAGGTCTTGCGGTGAGTATTTTTCAAGCTGTTACGCAAATACAGGAACAAACATTAGCATTTATTCCCAAGATCATCGTTGTATTAGGTTGTATCATTATTTTTGGTCCCTGGATGCTGTCGGTAGCAGTTGAATTTACCCAAAATCTTTTCTTAAATATGAATAATTACTTAAAATAA
- the flhB gene encoding flagellar biosynthesis protein FlhB: MNIQLFADGDDKTEKPTSKRRSDARAKGQVLQSREIKSAVLLILAFFTLKLAGSYMYENILQFTKKVFIHYTIKKDILSPGNFWPLVTEAFVLIFKVVAPILGVILIAGLVSSYAQVGFLFTTKTLEPKFDKLNPLQGFKRMFSAHALMELVKSLVKIIVVGYIAYSYLKNEAKSVIALMDMEVMQIGVYIGNTAVNVALRMGIALVILGIIDYIFEWRQYEKSLMMSKQEVKEEYKQTEGNPQIKSKIKEKQRQISMRRMMSEIPKADVVITNPTHFAVALKYDTKIADAPVVVAKGQDYIALRIREVAKENHVEIVENKPLARELYHSADIGEKIPAELFQAVAEVLAFVYNLKNKVV; the protein is encoded by the coding sequence ATGAATATTCAACTGTTTGCTGATGGTGATGATAAAACTGAAAAACCGACATCGAAAAGAAGATCCGATGCCCGGGCAAAAGGTCAAGTCTTGCAAAGTAGAGAAATTAAATCAGCCGTACTGCTTATTTTAGCGTTTTTTACCCTTAAATTAGCCGGGAGCTACATGTATGAAAATATATTGCAATTTACAAAAAAAGTTTTTATTCACTATACAATAAAAAAGGATATATTGTCACCGGGTAACTTTTGGCCTTTAGTAACAGAAGCTTTTGTACTTATTTTTAAGGTTGTCGCGCCCATTTTAGGTGTAATATTAATAGCAGGTCTGGTATCGAGCTATGCGCAGGTTGGTTTTTTATTTACAACCAAAACACTGGAGCCTAAATTTGATAAATTAAATCCATTACAAGGATTCAAGAGAATGTTTTCTGCGCATGCACTAATGGAATTGGTAAAGTCTTTAGTTAAAATTATTGTTGTGGGATATATTGCCTACTCTTACCTAAAAAATGAAGCTAAAAGTGTTATTGCACTTATGGATATGGAAGTTATGCAGATAGGGGTCTATATCGGGAATACAGCTGTTAATGTAGCACTAAGAATGGGAATAGCTTTAGTCATTTTAGGTATAATTGACTATATTTTTGAATGGAGACAGTATGAAAAGAGCTTAATGATGTCTAAGCAGGAAGTGAAAGAAGAGTATAAGCAAACTGAAGGAAATCCGCAAATAAAATCAAAAATAAAAGAAAAGCAGAGGCAAATATCCATGAGGCGAATGATGTCGGAGATTCCCAAAGCCGATGTAGTCATAACCAATCCAACCCATTTTGCAGTAGCATTAAAGTATGATACAAAAATTGCTGATGCGCCGGTTGTAGTTGCAAAAGGGCAGGATTATATTGCACTTAGAATTAGAGAAGTAGCTAAGGAAAATCATGTTGAAATTGTAGAAAACAAGCCCCTTGCCAGGGAATTGTACCATTCTGCTGATATAGGTGAGAAAATTCCGGCTGAACTCTTCCAGGCAGTGGCTGAAGTCTTGGCCTTTGTATATAATTTGAAGAATAAAGTAGTATAA
- the fliR gene encoding flagellar biosynthetic protein FliR, which translates to MNIGFDIILRYIEIFLLVMVRVTSLFIISPIFGRKNMPNLMKIGFGLMIALIITPTLDLTVTSENKHILQYLLLVFNEFIVGLILGFISYMAFSALYIAGQIIDMQIGFGMVNVFDPQSNIQIPVIANFYFIIAMLMFLSIDGHHMIISSIFYSYKVLPIGTAAISSILVSDVVRIFGDMFIIGFKIAGPVIAAIFITDVALGILARTVPQMNVFIVGMPLKIVIGMVTLALVIAVFPIIMDVMVNGIYRDLETVLKDMVIK; encoded by the coding sequence ATGAATATTGGTTTTGATATTATTCTTAGGTATATTGAAATATTTTTACTTGTTATGGTTCGTGTTACTTCACTTTTTATTATTTCACCGATTTTTGGCAGAAAGAATATGCCAAATCTGATGAAAATAGGTTTTGGGCTCATGATTGCGCTCATTATAACGCCCACTTTGGATTTAACGGTAACAAGTGAAAATAAGCATATTTTACAATATTTATTGCTGGTATTTAACGAATTCATTGTAGGATTAATTTTGGGTTTTATATCATACATGGCGTTTTCGGCACTTTATATTGCAGGTCAAATCATTGATATGCAAATTGGATTTGGAATGGTTAACGTTTTTGATCCTCAAAGCAATATCCAGATTCCTGTAATTGCTAACTTTTATTTTATCATTGCCATGTTGATGTTTTTATCAATAGATGGCCATCATATGATTATTTCTTCCATATTTTATAGTTATAAGGTTTTACCTATAGGTACTGCGGCAATAAGCAGCATTTTAGTTAGCGATGTTGTTAGAATATTCGGAGACATGTTCATTATAGGATTTAAAATTGCAGGTCCTGTTATTGCGGCCATATTTATTACAGATGTAGCTCTTGGAATTTTGGCAAGGACAGTCCCTCAAATGAATGTATTCATTGTCGGCATGCCTCTTAAGATAGTGATTGGTATGGTAACATTGGCATTAGTTATAGCTGTATTTCCAATTATTATGGATGTAATGGTTAACGGAATATACAGGGATTTAGAGACAGTATTAAAGGATATGGTTATAAAATGA
- a CDS encoding MinD/ParA family protein produces the protein MSDQADKLREIINDLKKQQLTKQLSTENVLEKRKCRVITVTSGKGGVGKTNISVNLALNLSKMGYRVVILDADLGLANIDILFGISPHYTLLDVINNNKTIFDILSDGPMNVKFISGGSGIEEMVHLEKWQLEALIEKVASLDKVADIIIVDTGAGISENVISFVLAADEIILVTTPEPTSIMDAYALVKTVSLKDRDKIIQLVVNRADNEKEAISVMNKLTLAAEAFLGVKLKQLGYVLYDTNVVKAVKRQEPFILSYPKSLVSRQLNEIAHKLMQVDQNSMKRSSGIKGFFRKLANLNNA, from the coding sequence ATGAGTGATCAGGCGGATAAATTACGGGAAATCATTAATGATTTAAAAAAGCAACAGTTGACCAAACAGTTATCAACAGAAAATGTTTTAGAGAAGCGAAAATGTAGGGTCATTACTGTAACAAGCGGAAAGGGAGGAGTCGGGAAAACGAATATTTCTGTTAACCTTGCTCTGAACTTAAGCAAAATGGGGTATAGAGTAGTAATTCTCGATGCAGATTTGGGGCTGGCGAATATAGATATACTTTTTGGCATCTCACCCCACTATACATTATTAGATGTGATAAATAATAATAAAACAATATTTGATATTCTTTCCGACGGGCCTATGAATGTAAAATTCATTTCCGGCGGTTCGGGAATTGAAGAAATGGTGCATTTGGAAAAGTGGCAGTTGGAAGCACTTATAGAAAAGGTCGCATCTTTAGATAAAGTTGCAGATATTATTATCGTAGATACAGGTGCAGGGATATCTGAAAATGTTATCAGTTTTGTGCTTGCTGCGGATGAAATTATTCTTGTGACTACTCCTGAACCTACTTCAATTATGGACGCATATGCCCTGGTGAAGACTGTATCTCTCAAAGATAGAGATAAAATTATTCAGCTCGTCGTTAACCGGGCCGATAATGAGAAAGAAGCGATAAGTGTAATGAACAAATTAACGCTTGCCGCTGAAGCATTTTTAGGTGTAAAGCTAAAACAACTGGGGTATGTATTATATGATACTAATGTAGTTAAGGCTGTCAAAAGGCAAGAACCCTTTATACTGAGTTACCCAAAATCTTTAGTATCCAGACAACTCAATGAAATTGCTCACAAACTAATGCAGGTTGACCAAAATTCTATGAAGAGGTCATCAGGAATAAAGGGATTTTTCCGGAAGTTAGCGAATCTAAATAATGCATAA
- a CDS encoding chemotaxis protein CheA has translation MDMSQYLELFIEESKEHLQNLNQNLLELEKDPDNMPILNEIFRVAHTLKGMAGTMGFSKMATLTHDMENVLQEIRNGKIKVDSKIVDVLFRCLDALENYVDNIINTGTEGENAYSNVIKSLNSILETKTSEISDAHFTQADTEVSEAGDESFVLDQYAQNIINKALDMGMNAYKITVKLNKGCVLKSARAFIIFRTLEKSCEVIKSEPKVEDIEDEKFDFEFTVAVVSKESQQSLIQELNGIAEVDEVIIRTLTSKQIPSPQQIIKEEVHSSEDMELESEDAQNTEKLSGQAAKPRTGKTVRVDIDRLDNLMNLVSELIIIKTRLEDIEVTNINQNYGEAVEYLERITTSLHDAVMKVRMVPVEMVFNRFPRMIRDLAKELGKQITLNMYGSETEVDRTVIDEIGDPLIHLLRNSADHGIEMPDIRVSRNKPRNGTINLKAYHDGNNVVIEVQDDGSGIDLDKVKAKAIERGLVNKEIANSLSQKEIIDFLFRPSFSTADKVTDVSGRGVGLDVVKTKIEALGGVIEVETERGKGSKFAIRLPLTLAIIQALMVVLGQEKYAIPLSSIKEIINIKLEEIKLVQKQEVILLRNNVIPLIRLDKVLEVPKNEEKEVKQITVVIVKKGDKLSGFVVDNLIGQQEIVIKSLGKHLSGVKNIAGATILGDGQVALILDVNSLAL, from the coding sequence ATGGATATGAGCCAATATTTAGAACTTTTTATTGAGGAGTCAAAAGAGCATTTACAAAATCTAAATCAAAATTTATTAGAACTCGAAAAAGACCCGGACAATATGCCAATTCTTAATGAAATTTTCAGGGTTGCGCATACTCTGAAAGGTATGGCAGGAACAATGGGATTTTCCAAAATGGCTACTCTAACTCATGATATGGAAAACGTTCTTCAAGAAATAAGAAATGGTAAAATCAAGGTGGATTCCAAAATTGTTGATGTATTGTTTCGATGTCTGGATGCTTTGGAAAACTATGTAGATAACATTATTAATACCGGAACTGAAGGAGAAAATGCTTATAGTAATGTTATCAAATCATTAAATTCCATCCTTGAAACGAAAACTTCTGAAATTTCCGATGCTCATTTTACACAAGCAGATACTGAAGTGTCAGAAGCAGGTGATGAAAGCTTTGTACTGGATCAATATGCACAAAATATTATTAATAAAGCTCTTGATATGGGTATGAATGCCTATAAGATAACTGTGAAATTAAACAAAGGCTGTGTTTTAAAGTCTGCCAGGGCTTTTATCATATTTAGGACTCTTGAAAAAAGTTGTGAAGTTATTAAATCGGAACCTAAGGTTGAGGATATTGAGGATGAAAAATTTGATTTTGAATTTACTGTAGCTGTAGTTTCTAAAGAATCGCAGCAAAGTTTGATACAAGAGCTGAATGGTATTGCTGAAGTTGATGAAGTAATTATACGCACATTAACATCAAAACAAATACCTTCCCCTCAGCAAATTATTAAAGAAGAAGTACATAGTAGTGAAGATATGGAATTAGAAAGTGAGGACGCACAAAATACTGAGAAATTATCAGGACAGGCAGCTAAGCCCAGAACTGGCAAAACTGTCAGGGTAGATATTGATAGGTTGGATAACTTGATGAATCTTGTAAGCGAACTTATCATTATTAAGACACGTTTAGAAGATATCGAAGTTACTAATATTAACCAAAACTATGGTGAAGCTGTTGAGTACCTGGAAAGAATTACTACCAGCCTGCATGATGCTGTCATGAAGGTACGAATGGTACCTGTAGAAATGGTATTTAATAGATTCCCAAGAATGATCAGGGATTTGGCAAAAGAGTTGGGCAAACAAATTACCCTCAATATGTATGGTTCAGAGACAGAGGTTGACAGAACTGTCATAGATGAGATAGGTGACCCGTTAATTCATCTATTGAGGAATTCTGCCGACCATGGAATTGAGATGCCGGATATACGGGTATCCAGAAATAAGCCAAGGAATGGTACTATCAACTTAAAAGCATACCATGACGGAAATAATGTTGTGATTGAAGTTCAGGATGACGGTAGCGGGATTGATCTTGATAAGGTAAAGGCAAAAGCGATAGAAAGAGGACTTGTAAATAAAGAGATTGCTAACTCTCTTTCGCAGAAAGAGATTATTGATTTCCTTTTCAGGCCAAGCTTTAGTACGGCAGATAAGGTGACAGATGTTTCAGGACGGGGTGTTGGACTGGATGTTGTAAAGACCAAAATTGAAGCTCTTGGTGGCGTTATAGAAGTAGAAACAGAGCGGGGAAAAGGAAGCAAATTTGCTATCCGGTTACCTTTGACTCTGGCAATTATTCAAGCCCTCATGGTTGTACTAGGGCAAGAAAAATATGCTATACCATTGAGTTCTATAAAAGAAATTATAAATATTAAACTTGAAGAAATAAAACTTGTTCAAAAACAAGAAGTCATTTTACTCAGGAATAATGTTATACCGCTCATTAGACTTGATAAAGTCCTGGAGGTTCCAAAAAATGAAGAAAAGGAAGTAAAACAAATAACTGTAGTAATTGTAAAAAAAGGTGATAAGCTTTCAGGATTTGTCGTAGATAACCTTATTGGTCAACAGGAGATCGTAATAAAATCCCTTGGTAAACATCTTTCGGGAGTTAAAAATATAGCAGGGGCTACAATTCTCGGAGATGGTCAGGTAGCATTGATTCTGGATGTAAATTCCTTAGCGCTCTAA
- the flhF gene encoding flagellar biosynthesis protein FlhF has protein sequence MKIRRYIGKDTQDAMLKVRLDLGSDAIILNTRKIRQKGFLKFFSKPLVEVLAAVDEGATQSNLSEPGNGRNKSAAGVKNSITDKKGILKEPVEERYDSDIGELEQKVKNMEQLLDRIYKQMQPANNSSIQSSMQLENPMDKTSKIIQVFSNNLIHNNVDISIVNEIASEVKSSVSQSASVNDIAAKMYNRIITLLDKPQPIQLNNDAKAKIIVFVGPTGVGKTTTLAKIAAIFSINYKKNIGIISSDTYRIAAVEQLKTYTDILGLPIHVIYSPEEISDAISNFSDKDLILIDTAGRSHKDMQQFEELKRIIELSNPEEVFLLLSLTTDYNVCKEIINSYSFLKEYKILFTKLDEAVSYGMILNLARIANKKLSYVTTGQSVPDDIEVVNIDKIAKKLLGSIQI, from the coding sequence ATGAAAATTAGAAGATATATTGGGAAAGATACACAAGATGCGATGCTGAAAGTAAGACTGGATCTGGGCAGCGATGCAATTATACTGAATACTAGAAAAATCAGGCAGAAAGGTTTTTTGAAATTTTTTTCAAAACCTCTTGTAGAAGTATTAGCAGCTGTCGATGAAGGAGCAACACAATCAAATTTAAGTGAACCTGGCAACGGGCGCAACAAATCTGCTGCCGGTGTTAAAAACTCAATAACTGACAAAAAGGGTATATTGAAAGAGCCTGTAGAAGAAAGATACGATAGTGACATTGGAGAGCTGGAACAGAAAGTTAAAAATATGGAACAGTTGCTGGACAGGATATACAAGCAAATGCAGCCTGCTAATAACTCTTCTATACAGTCTTCTATGCAGTTAGAGAATCCCATGGATAAAACGTCAAAGATTATCCAGGTTTTTTCAAATAATTTAATTCATAATAATGTCGATATATCTATTGTAAATGAAATCGCTAGTGAAGTAAAAAGTTCTGTTTCTCAAAGCGCTAGTGTAAACGATATAGCAGCAAAAATGTATAATAGAATCATTACGCTATTAGACAAACCACAGCCGATACAATTGAACAATGATGCTAAAGCAAAAATAATTGTTTTCGTCGGACCTACCGGAGTTGGTAAGACAACGACTTTAGCTAAAATTGCTGCAATATTTTCAATTAATTATAAGAAAAATATTGGAATTATTTCTTCTGACACTTATAGGATAGCCGCTGTAGAGCAATTAAAAACATATACTGATATATTGGGTCTGCCTATTCATGTAATCTACTCTCCTGAAGAGATAAGCGATGCAATTAGTAATTTTAGTGATAAAGATTTGATACTTATTGATACAGCAGGCAGAAGTCATAAAGATATGCAGCAGTTTGAAGAACTTAAAAGAATAATAGAATTAAGCAATCCCGAAGAGGTATTTTTACTCTTGAGTTTAACGACAGATTATAATGTTTGTAAAGAAATAATAAATAGCTATAGCTTCTTAAAAGAATATAAAATTTTATTTACCAAGTTAGATGAAGCAGTTTCTTATGGAATGATATTAAATTTAGCCAGGATTGCTAACAAAAAATTATCCTATGTGACCACCGGACAAAGTGTTCCAGATGATATAGAAGTTGTAAACATAGATAAAATTGCAAAAAAACTATTAGGGAGCATTCAAATATGA
- a CDS encoding flagellar brake protein produces the protein MHNVNRDDIMDVKDIKLGTKLELVVYDYNGMEIKPTYVSQLEEVLDSGDIVIAAPIHEGKIIYLSVGSKIKINFFDSKRLFSFMGEVTARAKRENIVMLKIAVRSKLTRIQRREYFRFEWALPVKLRVLGPAGAENKITANPFVDALTKDISGGGLGLLTNEHYQINDIVELELDLEGKKICTYGKVVRSVIYEHDNKKYDTGIIFKEIKMRDRDAIIKFIFDKQIKLMQKGML, from the coding sequence ATGCATAATGTGAATAGGGATGATATAATGGATGTAAAAGATATAAAGTTGGGAACTAAACTTGAACTGGTTGTATATGATTATAACGGCATGGAGATAAAACCTACCTACGTCAGTCAGCTTGAAGAAGTATTGGACTCGGGTGACATTGTAATAGCTGCTCCAATACATGAAGGGAAAATTATATATCTTTCTGTAGGCAGTAAGATAAAAATTAACTTTTTTGATTCAAAAAGGTTGTTTTCCTTTATGGGAGAAGTGACAGCAAGGGCAAAGCGGGAAAATATTGTAATGCTGAAGATTGCAGTAAGAAGTAAATTAACCAGGATACAAAGGCGGGAATATTTTAGGTTTGAATGGGCTCTTCCTGTTAAACTGAGGGTGCTTGGACCCGCAGGTGCTGAGAATAAAATTACAGCTAATCCATTTGTTGACGCACTTACCAAAGATATAAGCGGCGGTGGACTGGGGCTTCTTACAAATGAGCACTATCAGATAAATGACATTGTTGAATTAGAGTTGGACCTGGAAGGTAAAAAGATATGTACGTATGGAAAGGTTGTCAGGTCCGTCATATATGAGCATGATAATAAAAAGTATGATACCGGGATTATTTTTAAAGAAATTAAAATGAGGGATAGGGATGCAATTATAAAATTTATTTTTGATAAACAAATTAAATTAATGCAAAAAGGAATGTTATAA
- the flhA gene encoding flagellar biosynthesis protein FlhA has product MKFADISVAVIIIAIVIIIIIPVSPLLLDILLAINISLAVVILLNTVYAKDALQFSIFPSLLLITTLFRLALNISSTRLILAKGDPGSVVRAFGEFVIQGNVVVGLIVFFIITIVQFLVITKGSERVSEVAARFTLDAMPGKQMAIDADLNSGLINEAEAKERRKNIQREADFYGAMDGASKFVKGDAIAGIIITVINIIGGFILGAMRQEGTLQDVLNKYTNLTVGDGLVSQIPALLISTATGIIVTRAASDSNLSTDLLKQIFQNPRVMFLASGVSGMLAIVPGLPFWPFAVLSVTLAISGYNIRKILQQNEIQEEIQVEESEVEEIRKPENVVSLLQVDPIELEFGYGIIPLADVNQGGDLLDRVVMIRRQLALELGIVVPIIRLRDNIQLSPNEYIIKIKGVEVAQGELMFDHYLAMNPGTVEEEIDGIKTVEPAFGLPAIWINESQRERAEILGYTVVDPPSIIATHLTEIIKKFAHELLSRQDVQTLIDHIKQNHPALVEELIPKQISIGEVQKVLANLLREGVSIRDLVSILETLADYIAVTRDTDMLTEYVRQSIGRAISNKFIGKSKANVITLDPKLEQKIMDSVQNTEHGSYLGLDPVVTQEIISAVYKQIQKVLSMGQQPIILTSPIVRLYFKRLTEQSIPGLIVLSYNELDSSVEVQSVGMVSV; this is encoded by the coding sequence GTGAAATTTGCAGATATATCTGTTGCGGTAATTATCATAGCAATTGTTATTATCATCATTATACCTGTTTCACCGTTACTACTGGATATATTGCTTGCAATTAATATATCTTTAGCAGTAGTAATATTGTTAAATACAGTATATGCTAAAGATGCACTGCAATTTTCAATTTTTCCCTCTTTATTATTAATAACAACATTATTTAGGTTGGCACTGAATATTTCTTCTACCCGATTGATACTTGCAAAAGGAGACCCGGGTTCGGTGGTAAGGGCATTTGGAGAATTCGTTATCCAGGGAAATGTTGTAGTAGGACTTATTGTTTTTTTTATTATTACAATTGTACAATTTCTCGTTATCACAAAGGGATCTGAAAGAGTTTCAGAAGTAGCTGCCAGATTTACGCTTGATGCTATGCCTGGGAAACAGATGGCAATTGATGCTGATTTGAATTCAGGACTTATTAATGAGGCAGAAGCTAAAGAAAGAAGAAAAAACATACAGAGGGAAGCGGACTTTTACGGAGCAATGGATGGGGCAAGTAAGTTCGTAAAAGGTGATGCTATTGCAGGTATTATCATTACAGTTATTAACATCATTGGAGGTTTTATTCTGGGGGCGATGAGGCAAGAAGGGACACTGCAGGATGTTTTGAATAAGTATACCAACCTTACTGTTGGTGATGGGCTGGTCAGCCAGATACCTGCATTGTTAATTTCCACTGCTACCGGTATCATCGTTACCAGGGCAGCTTCTGATTCAAATCTTAGTACCGATTTATTAAAGCAAATTTTCCAGAATCCCCGTGTAATGTTTTTAGCTAGCGGTGTTTCAGGCATGTTAGCTATTGTTCCTGGATTGCCGTTTTGGCCTTTTGCTGTTCTTTCTGTTACTTTGGCAATTTCAGGGTATAATATCCGTAAAATCTTGCAGCAAAACGAAATACAAGAAGAGATTCAAGTTGAAGAAAGTGAAGTTGAGGAAATTAGAAAGCCTGAAAATGTTGTTTCATTATTACAAGTGGACCCAATAGAATTAGAATTTGGATATGGTATTATTCCTTTAGCGGATGTGAATCAGGGAGGAGACCTTTTAGATAGAGTAGTAATGATTAGAAGACAGCTTGCTCTTGAGCTAGGTATCGTTGTTCCTATTATCCGCTTGAGAGATAACATTCAGTTAAGTCCAAATGAATATATTATTAAGATAAAAGGCGTAGAGGTAGCGCAAGGAGAACTAATGTTTGACCATTATCTGGCGATGAATCCTGGAACTGTTGAAGAAGAGATTGATGGCATTAAGACCGTAGAACCGGCATTTGGCCTTCCTGCAATCTGGATTAATGAAAGCCAGAGGGAACGTGCAGAAATACTGGGTTATACAGTAGTGGATCCACCATCGATTATTGCTACTCATCTAACAGAAATTATCAAAAAATTTGCTCATGAGTTATTAAGCCGGCAGGATGTACAGACCCTGATAGATCATATTAAACAGAATCATCCAGCCTTGGTTGAGGAATTGATACCAAAGCAAATATCGATTGGTGAAGTTCAAAAAGTTCTTGCAAACCTACTAAGGGAAGGAGTATCAATAAGGGATTTAGTAAGTATCCTGGAAACACTGGCAGATTATATTGCGGTTACGCGGGATACTGATATGCTGACAGAGTACGTCCGCCAAAGTATCGGAAGGGCTATTTCAAATAAATTTATCGGGAAAAGTAAAGCGAATGTAATAACCCTTGACCCAAAATTGGAACAAAAAATTATGGATTCAGTCCAAAATACGGAACACGGCTCTTATCTGGGACTTGATCCGGTTGTTACCCAGGAGATTATTAGCGCAGTATACAAGCAAATTCAAAAAGTATTATCGATGGGTCAACAGCCAATCATATTAACATCACCTATTGTCAGGTTATATTTTAAAAGGCTGACGGAGCAATCAATCCCTGGATTGATAGTGTTATCATATAATGAATTGGATTCTTCAGTTGAAGTTCAATCTGTTGGAATGGTGAGTGTATAA
- a CDS encoding protein-glutamate methylesterase/protein-glutamine glutaminase — translation MPIRVMIVDDSAFMRKVITDVLRTDNEIEVIYTAKDGKDALEKIKQLSPDVITLDVEMPVMNGLDCLQHIMNYKPIPVIMVSGLTSEGADATIKALELGAVDFITKPSNIFEIGSDKFKKEITEKVKVAKNTRVHPHTYPAVYNKRTDIVHSSNLKKIVAIGTSTGGPRALQQIIPFIPGNIPAAFIVVQHMPPGFTKSFAMRLDGMSELTVKEAEDGDKIKAGCVYIAPGDYHIVFDKETRSNDLIIRLNKSDPVGGHRPSVNVMMNSLSDTGLRNIIGVIMTGMGSDGCEGLKSLKEINKAFVIAQDEKSCVVYGMPKAAVQAGIVDKIVSLNEISNEIIKLVGV, via the coding sequence ATGCCGATAAGAGTAATGATAGTAGATGATTCTGCTTTCATGAGAAAAGTAATTACTGATGTTTTAAGAACTGACAATGAAATTGAAGTTATATATACTGCAAAAGATGGTAAGGATGCTCTGGAAAAAATAAAGCAGTTGTCCCCGGATGTCATAACGCTTGATGTGGAAATGCCTGTAATGAATGGGTTAGATTGCTTGCAGCATATTATGAACTATAAGCCGATTCCTGTAATAATGGTAAGCGGTTTAACCAGCGAGGGTGCTGATGCGACAATTAAAGCGTTGGAGTTAGGGGCAGTTGACTTTATTACCAAGCCTTCAAACATATTTGAGATAGGCAGTGATAAGTTTAAAAAAGAAATTACAGAAAAAGTTAAAGTAGCTAAAAATACCAGGGTTCATCCTCATACTTATCCAGCAGTTTATAATAAGAGGACGGATATCGTTCATAGTAGTAATTTAAAAAAAATTGTTGCTATAGGAACGTCAACGGGGGGACCGAGGGCACTGCAGCAAATAATTCCATTTATTCCGGGAAATATCCCGGCAGCATTTATTGTTGTCCAGCACATGCCGCCAGGATTTACAAAATCATTTGCAATGCGCTTGGATGGTATGAGTGAACTAACTGTTAAAGAGGCTGAAGACGGTGATAAGATTAAAGCAGGCTGTGTATATATTGCGCCCGGTGATTATCATATCGTTTTTGATAAAGAAACAAGAAGTAATGATTTAATCATACGGCTTAATAAAAGTGATCCGGTAGGCGGACACCGGCCTTCGGTAAATGTTATGATGAATTCCCTATCCGACACGGGGTTAAGAAACATTATTGGCGTTATTATGACGGGAATGGGTTCTGATGGTTGTGAAGGACTAAAAAGCTTAAAAGAAATAAATAAAGCTTTTGTCATTGCCCAGGATGAGAAATCATGTGTAGTTTACGGTATGCCAAAGGCAGCTGTACAAGCAGGTATTGTAGATAAAATTGTTTCATTGAATGAAATAAGTAATGAAATAATAAAACTGGTGGGGGTGTAG